The genomic DNA CTATGTTGCCGTGCGCCACGACGTCCACCGCGCAGATTCAGGACGGCCAGCGTCTCAGCGCGCTACTTTGAACCGTTCTAGGTTTGCTTGCTTCGCCGCGCCGTTCCAGTCTTCTACGCCATCATTCTGTCTGCCTTCGGCGAACCGGCCCGCCCAGATCGGCCGGGCCGGGAAGCAGGATGGATCACCGGGCGTGTGTCCTGTTCTCGGTGATCAACCCCGCCAGTGCCCTGGGGGCTGTCCCCCACAGAAGGCCGCCCGCCCGGGAGATTCGAGCTGCCGGCTGCTGCAACAGCGTGGTACAGGCCGCGGTTTCAGTAGCATCGGCGTGGGTCACTGTCCGGGTGGGTTACGCGGTGCGGGAGATGTGTTCCAGGGCACGGGGGTCGGTGACCACGAGTTGCCGGTACCGGCTGTCGATCGCCTTGTGGTCGACGCGCAGCTGGTGCAGGGCGTTTTCGACGGTGGATTTACCGAGCTGCAGGGTGTGGCCGATCTCGCTCTGCCGGAGTCCGTTGATCGTGATCCGGTCGGGGTCAGCGGGGGTCTTGATGCCGGCGGTGTCGACCAGGTGTGTCAGCAGCATGGCCACGCGGGCGAGTGGTGGTCGGCTGGTCATGAGGTAGAGCTTCTCGTCTGTACGGTTGCGGTCCTCCAGGCTCCGCAGCAGTGCGATCTGCATCTGCGGGCACACGCACAGCACTTCGTTCACGCTGCCCGCGGGGCAGGGCATGACCCAGGTGGTGCCCACGCAGGACACCCACATCGACGACCAGGCGTCGATCAGGTTGGCCTCACCGAGGAACTGTCCCGGACCGCGGAACCGTGCGATCACACCCCCTCCAGGGCCCATCGGGTAACGCTCTTCCCGGGCCAAGCCGCCCAGGACGATGAAGCACGTTCGCCGGGCCGGGCCGAGCGCCAGGCGTTCGCCGTGCTGGAAGGTGCGGGCGTCGCGGCCCCATTCCTGCACCAGCGTCAGCCACAGCCGTCGCGGGAGGTACTGCAGGAAGCTCCCGACCGGCCAGGGCCGACGTCCGGTGAGCACCTGCGCGGGGTGGAGGCCGCAGTCCTTCATGGCGGCGTTCACCGGTCTTGCCCTCGCCTTCGCGGCAGTCTTCGCCAGCACAGAGTGGGCGAAGACGGGTTCGGCGGGCGCCGGGGCAGGGCCCCAGGGGTCAGGCATCGGTAAACCCCTGGGCAGATGCGTCCGCCTGCGCGGCAAGGCTGCTGAATACGGACTTCATGAGGCCACGGCTGGCTTGCTCGAATTCCTCTACGGCCTCCGGGGTGGCGCCGAGGTCTGCGCAGGCCCGGCTAAATTCGATCAATTCCTTGAGCGCAACGGCGGGTTGATCGAGCGACGGCAGCCGCTGCATTTCGCCCGTTCGGTTGTCGGTAAGGCCGTAGGAGCGGGGTGTGCTGCGAGTTCGATGAAGGTACCCGAGATCGTGCAGTCGTTGGAGATGGTAGGCCACTGAGGATGTCGACTTGAGTCCGACGGCGTCGCCGACCTCACGGTGGGTGGGCCAGTTTCCGCGCTCCTGGGCTGTACGGAAGTAGTCGAGGATGTTCTGTTGAATCGGGGTGAGCTTGTGGTCAGTTTTGTTGCCGCGCCGTTCGGTCGGGCGTGTCATTTGAATTGGGCCTTACTTGTGCAATTGATGTCGTCACGGTGGGAGGATGGCTCGTGAGCCGTTTCGCGACGGGTTGGTCATTTTTAATTTTGGCGCGGTTTTCGAATTAGCTGAGCACGAATGCAAAAACCGTACACGGGAAATCACGGAAATGTGTCGGCAAGGACCAGCGGCCACCCAAGCTGGCAAAGACGCTGGGCCGCTTGCGTGGCTTTGTTGTCAGGCGGGTGGTCCTACGCGGGGCCAGATCTCGTCGGTCAGCCGCTCCATGTCGCGGAGATCCACGCCGTGGCGCAGGACAATGATAGTAGTCGATGGCGATTGCCTCGATCGAGGACTTCGACATTTCCCTCCTTACGGTGCACATGATTCCGAGGGGCAGCGCCTCCCGCTTTCCTCACGCTCAGCGGCTACTCGGGCGGGAGTAAGAATTCATGGGTCCCGGAGTTCCGGGCTTGAATCGCTGTCGTGATACGGCGGGACAGCAGGCGATCGGTAGTGCAGTTCGGAGCGTCCGCCAGCGGGATCAGGTGTTTACTCTTCAGCTCGCCGGGAGGCAGTACGATGCTGTCCCATTCACCCGTGCGGAGCGGTTCGACATCGAATACGAAGTTCACGCCGGCGGGTTTGTCCCGGTCGGGATCGGCGCTGACCCATTCGGTCACCAGCAACCGCACCGCCGTGCGCCGCAGGCGGGTCTCCTCATGAACCTCCCGCGAGAGGGCGGCTGGAGGGTCCTCGTCCTCCTCGACGGCGCCACCGATCAGAATCAGACCGCGGGTGTGGTAAGTGGGTTCGACCATCGCCACCCGCTGACCACCGGCATCACACAGCAGGGCCAGCGCACCTATCGCACACCGAGGCCACCGACGGCCGGGTCCACAGGAAGGGCGGACCAACGACTCAGGCATAGCCCCCCTCAGGCAGGTGAAGCATCGGCCGACGTCGGTGCCGGACGCGACGGGTCGGTGTACGAAGAGCCGTCGGACGCTGGCTGGTTCGACAGCGGCTGCCCCGGAACCAGTTCGCACGGGCGGGGGCGAGAACTGGCTGCGGGCGCGCCGAGGGCCTTCTCGCAATAAACTCGGTGCAGCCCTCATCCGTGCCGACCATCAGGGCGCGGGCATGGGAAAGCACGACGGGGTCGACCGCAGCCCACACCGGCCCCCAGTCGGGCGTCATCACACGGGCGTCGATCAGCGCGCGACCCAGCTCCTCCCAGCCGGGCCGCACGTCGTCCGGGCCCGGGGCCGGGCGCTCGGTGCGTGCGGGGGTGCCGCCGGGTCCTTCGTCATCGGGCATGGTCGAAGCCTCCTTGGTGTCGGTGCTGTGGGCTCAGGCGCCCGCGGGAGCGGGCCGCAAGGCTTGTACGCCCGGCGCGTGCAAGCGCGATTGGACGCGCCGGCCGATGCCCGCCCTGCCATCCGTCCGGCAGGTGGGTCGCCCGCTCCCGGGCCAGG from Streptomyces sp. CMB-StM0423 includes the following:
- a CDS encoding LexA family protein, with the protein product MTRPTERRGNKTDHKLTPIQQNILDYFRTAQERGNWPTHREVGDAVGLKSTSSVAYHLQRLHDLGYLHRTRSTPRSYGLTDNRTGEMQRLPSLDQPAVALKELIEFSRACADLGATPEAVEEFEQASRGLMKSVFSSLAAQADASAQGFTDA
- a CDS encoding NUDIX domain-containing protein, with protein sequence MRAAPSLLREGPRRARSQFSPPPVRTGSGAAAVEPASVRRLFVHRPVASGTDVGRCFTCLRGAMPESLVRPSCGPGRRWPRCAIGALALLCDAGGQRVAMVEPTYHTRGLILIGGAVEEDEDPPAALSREVHEETRLRRTAVRLLVTEWVSADPDRDKPAGVNFVFDVEPLRTGEWDSIVLPPGELKSKHLIPLADAPNCTTDRLLSRRITTAIQARNSGTHEFLLPPE
- a CDS encoding Crp/Fnr family transcriptional regulator, giving the protein MNAAMKDCGLHPAQVLTGRRPWPVGSFLQYLPRRLWLTLVQEWGRDARTFQHGERLALGPARRTCFIVLGGLAREERYPMGPGGGVIARFRGPGQFLGEANLIDAWSSMWVSCVGTTWVMPCPAGSVNEVLCVCPQMQIALLRSLEDRNRTDEKLYLMTSRPPLARVAMLLTHLVDTAGIKTPADPDRITINGLRQSEIGHTLQLGKSTVENALHQLRVDHKAIDSRYRQLVVTDPRALEHISRTA